Within the Mugil cephalus isolate CIBA_MC_2020 chromosome 1, CIBA_Mcephalus_1.1, whole genome shotgun sequence genome, the region GGTAGAGGAGCTTAGGTGTGCTCATATCAGAAATCTcctaaaaaaaatcacaatctaGTTCTAcctatacaaaataaaagacacacacatatatataactaATCAAATACATAATTTCTATATTGAGGTCAGGGATCAAGTAATGATAATGTGTAATGAACACACGATGTAGTAAAGGGCTACATAGTATGAGGTTTTTGTTGAGGAGGGGGTGCTCCGTTTCAGACGTCTATGTAATAAGATTAGCAGTCTAATCTGGGAGGAGTCAGGAAGGCCCCCCCACCGCCCGACCTGacgagagagagcagaggaatCTGTTAATTAAAAAGGACACAATCTTTGTTACTTTTCAACATGATGCAGTTGTTAATTTATTCCCACACTTCAGTTGCAATCCTGGTGTGATAGATGGCttatttttccacaaatgtGCACACGTGATTCACCGGATTCTTGTGTGGCCCCGCCTCACTACGCGAAGATAATCTGAGACGAATCAAATCAAGCAAGGCCACGGGATTGACTTTCCACAGAGATAGAGAGGCTGAGACAGCGTCAGACCTGAGGAGATTGATGTCCAGGTTCTTGGAAGCAATAGATGTGAATTATTTGTGTTCTGAGATGGTGGCTAAAAGCATCTCATATCAACTACTCAAAGTaagtaattcattttaatttattttgtggctTTTTATTGTTAGATTCCATGTCAGCTATTTCAAACTTGACTGTTTAGCATTTGTACTGTTTATACTGTGATAAGGCACTGAGGGACAACTAGTTGAATCTATGAAGAATggtaataatggtaataattatccttttaaatgtgttgtgtttgctatGATGTTTATTAAAGGCCTTTGAGTGTTATGTAGAAGCAGTGTAGAAGCAGTCACCTGTAAAATGtcttataataatatataaataatgaaaaataaacaacattctCCTGATTCTACTGTTGTATTTGAGGCTTAAGCTGAGGCAACAGCACCAAATGTGTGTATTGTAGTGTAACAAGGTACATATGTGTGTCCAGGCTCTGCTATGACTATCAACCTGAGAGACAGTTCACATGGCGTCACAAGAAACAACAAGAGGGGGATTTCTGATGGACTACAGTAAGTAAAGATGGTGACAGCGCTTCAatgaaatgcactttttaatGAAGTTCAAATTGTTCAAGTGTGTTTGTACTTAACCCAAATTGAGCATGAAAAGCATTTCAAACATGCCAGAAGAGCAGCTATTTTTACTGTAATACCCTCATGACTGACTTGTAATGCCAAGGATTAAACACTTTGGTGCACTCACCGCTGATGAACTTAACTATAAGGTGTTACGGTGCCACATTAAATCTCGTCTCACTGCTGTTGTGAAACTTCTCAACTTCACTGCGGTTGTGAAACTTCTCATGTTTTTCACGGTATTTTATGCGTTCGCTTTGCCTTAATAAAAACCACGTAATAACTTCAATTTACATGCTGATAacaaatgaaatacaacaaacatgCCAATTTCAGATGAAACACAATATCATATCAGATTTTTCATCCTTTAACATCTACAGTCAGAGCCCCCAGAGCAAAATACACAATAGTAGGAGAAGCAATTCGTCATGTCGTCCCTGGACATATGCAATGTTCTATTGGCTGCGGAGGTCCAGCCTGCAAGTATGACAACCCGAGTTACTGGAGCGATGACCAGCAGGCGATAAAAGGCCTCTACTCATCCTGGtacttgttttttaatgtgttctCTGAAGCCATGTTTGCTTAACTGAGGAATAAGTGGATTTGCGATACAGTATACACCTCACTGAACTTTTTTTCTATGGTTTCAGGATTACTGACCATCTTCTGGCAATGTCAAGACCTTCAacagaaatcattaaaaagtATAACATTATTGATCAGTTCAAAAGGTATGCACAACGTTGTATCAATGGCAATAACTTTCTGAACCTTTTTGATTATGAatccacaaaataaatgagaataattaattattttgtgcTCTGTTtgcgcatgtgtgtttgcatgaagGAATGGCATCAAAACAGTGGTCAACCTACAGTTCCCTGGTGAACATGCTAGCTGTGGAAATCCACTTGAGCCAGAGAGTGGCTTTTCATATCTCCCAGAGGTCTTCATGGAAAATAACAGTAAGCACTTCAGGCAGTCCTTGAATTGTTACTCTTATTGTTGCTTGCGAGGCACTAAAAACATGTTACAATTTCAGTTTACTTTTACAATTATGCCTGGAGCGACTATGGCGTGGCCAACCTCACCACTGTGCTGGACATGGTGAAAGTCATGTCCTTTGCACTGCAAGAAGGGAAGATAGCAGTCCACTGCCACGCTGGTCTCGGCAGAACAGGTACATTTCCAAgaaatcttttaaaatatttaggaCTATAAAGGATGACAATGTGAAGCTGAGtttagagttttctttttctcacccTCCAGGTGTGCTGTTAGCATGTTTTTTGGCCTATGCTACCAAAATGACTGCTAACCAGGCTATTTTATATGTGCGTGCCAAACGCCCCAATTCTATCCAGACCAGAGGCCAACTGCGTTGTGTCAGAGAGTTTGTTCAGTTCCTTGCCCCTTTAAGgagtgtgttttcttgtgctGCGCCCCACACCAACCCTGTTAACCTGTCACAGTACCTAAACCGTCAGAGACACATACTGCATGGTTATGAGAGGAAAGAGCTAAGACACCTACCAAAGATCATTCAGCTGGTGTCTAGGCTGCTGGTAGACATCGCAGAGAATCGAGAGGTGATTGAGGAAGATATTCTGGAGGCGCCTGATATTCAAGACATAGAAATGACTCTCAGCATTATTGAAACCATGGACCCACAGGTACTTGCAAAGGAGCACCGCTTGCCGGGTACACCCACCTTACCCAGACATTTTAACGAGCCACCCATCTTCTACCACCGCAAAAGTCTGAGCTACAGCGAGTCAGACTTGAGAAGGCTGGGCTCACAGCTGAACCTCCTCACCGAGCCTCTAAGCACCCTTTCACAAAGTCACACTGAAACGACAAATAAGTCCTCTTCCAAGTGCAATAGCACCGTGTCTGTGGCCTCTCACGGCTCGACAGGTTCACTCTGGCAAGTCAAGAATGCGGAAAATCAAAAAGATGGATCCATTGTGATgcagaaggtgaagaagaaaaaaatccaacgTAGCGAGTCATGGGGAAACAATGAACCTACCAAAAAGGGTAGCATGCTGTCCAGGTGGAAGGCAGAGCTGAGGGAGGAGCTAGCAATCAATGGGAAGAAGTCCCAAGGTAGAGAAGAGGAGCATTCAGAAGTGCCCTTTATCACCCTGCAATCAGAGTTATCCCTGGAGTCAAGGAGGATGCTGGTGGCTCAGGCCCTCGCAGTTGACCTTTTTCTTGATGGAGAAGAAGACCACAAGACCAGAGTTTTGGCCTGGCAGGTAACTAACCCACACTAACCCCGTGGTATTTGAGAGCGAGCGTGGGAGCGTGCATGTAGTCCTGCTGTGCTTCAGTCTGTCCATCACAAAATCTACCCCCACTTTAAGAAAGCATAATCCATCTAAtctgatatttttcatttagcAGTTTTATTTAAGGTTTCAGCATGCCATATATATAATCTTTCTAAATTAGAAAGGATGGATAAACACCCACCCTCAACCCATACACATACAGATACACAAATTTCCACATTTATAGATCAATTTCATAAATAGCATGACATGCAGCAGCAGTAACAGAAGGTGTATGAAGTCAGTTACATACTAATGTGCAGCCAATATGGCTGACCAAATGTGTGCAGGCTGAGCTGAACCAAGGTGGTGCATGGGAAAGGCTGTGCATGGAGCGGGATCCTTTCGTCCTGAGTGGACTCATGTGGGCGTGGCTCGAGCAGCTTAAAGATCCGGTCATCTCCCTCCAGGATGCCAAAGCCCTGAACCCTCACAATACTGATACTGAAACTGTGCTCAACTCACTCGACCAGGTCAGAAGTTCTTTTGTACATATTCagatttaaaacaatgaaaatatcTCAATAAACTGTCCGGACAGGGTTTCATTCAACCTTCCTTTTTACCTTCTCTCAGGCCCCTAAGGAAACATTGAAATGCGTACTAAACTGCATGGCTCATATGCTGATGATACCAGAGCAGGTTGAAAATGCTTTCATGTATCGTACTATCAAGGCTTTCACCAGGGTGAGAAAACATATCCTTATAATCATTTAAGATAAATTACAACTTGCTTGCTTGTTTCAAcactttttatgttgttttttcccctcatttcaATAGATAAATATTAACTCAGAAGAAGGGAGCAGAGTGTACGAGTCCATGACTACAGTCCTAAGGTGTGTCCTGGAGGACATGAGAAACAAGGCCATTGAAACAGATGAGACACCCCAGTGACCTTTCCTTTAACATCTATATGCAGTACAGtggatgtggaaaaataaattcatgctTTTGTGCCTTggtgtaaaatatataaatatatacaatttgTCACAGTAGACTTATTATAAACCTTCATATGTAATTTATTGTCACTAACACTGTCCATAACTAATTTATCTCAGTATTATTTTCAACAACTGACCAGAATTTTATTATTAAGCCCGGTGCCTTAAACCTGGTCACATTCAGCACTCATATGCCTCAGATCCAAAACAGTAGCTCTAGGACATTTCATgacaattttatttcattacataaCACATTGTACACACAGTGTATGCAACGCCTTTCCCGTACCATAGTCTTTCTAttgtgtgttatgttttttgtaATGCTGGTTCCACCAAAGAACATCATAATAATGTCGACAGTGTACTATGGTTGGTTCACAGTAAAACTGCCCTTTCACTGGGTTGTGAGAGCTGCATGTGAGGCTGTGATCCTCTGGGAGTTTACTAATAAACCTCTTTCCCATCCAGTAATCGTCTCTTCCATCCTTCTCCTCTACTGAGGCCACAGTGGGCGCAGTGGTCACAGGTGTGACATGTATCAGGtgatacaatgaaaatgtcTATATTCTAGTTACAATTGATGAGGCATAGATAATATAATAGAAGAAGCAGGTGTCATTTTCATCAGCTGTGGTTTGCTCTGGACTTTTGGGACATTCTGTGCATGTAGTAAAGTGATACTTAAGGCGTCTGAGGTGAGCACTGAAATAAAGCTCTTTTCAATGTTGACAGTATTTCTTTCAGCCTGGTAGAGTCTCTAGAGACACATTTTGGTATTTACCCTGTATAGGGTGGCTCTCACTGCAGGGATGTAGATATCACCACTGGTATATGTTACAGTGAGGAACAGCCAAGAGGAAAGCAAgcctttttatataaatatattattattatgtatagGCTTTTAAGTTTAACCCATCAGCTAAGAAGAACAGATAAGCTGCGCCCTAATAACTCAATAACATCTATGGggcatacagtgggggaaataagtatttgatcccctgctgaatttgtaagtttgcccacttccatagaaatgatcagactctggtttttatggttgtttactggttatgggtatagacagaatatcaatcgaaaatgcataaaaaacacacaatctaaaagttataaattgttatgtattttattaagggaaataagtatttgatccccaagcacaaaacaaatcagtactttgtagagaaacctttgttagcaagcacagcgatgagacttTTCtcgtagttggtcaccaggtttgcacacagcgcaggagggattttggcccattcatctttacagacagtctctaaatccttcaagtttcttggctgcctcttggaaactcggagcttcagctccctccacaggttttcgatcgggttaaggtctggagactgactaggccactccatgaccttaatatgcttcttcttgagccactcctttgttgtcctggcagtatgttttgggtcattgtcatgttggaaaacccacccacgaggcatcttcagtgttcttgctgaggaaagaaggtttttgtccaagatgttacagtacatggctgcattcattggccccataatgcggtgaagttgccctgtaccctttgctgaaaaacagccccaaacatgatgtttccacctccatgcttaaccgtgggtatggtgttctttgggtcatactcacgttttttcatcctccaaacacggcgggtcgagttaatgccaaatagctcaactttggtttcgtcagaccacagcactttctcccaagccttctctgagtcatttagatgttcactggcaaacttaaggcgggcctgtacatgtgccttcttgagcagggcgaccttgcgggcactgcaagagttcaatccataacggcgcagtgtgttgccaactgttttcttggtgacggaggtcccaactgcttccagatcattaacaagctcctgccgtgttgttttaggctgctccctcacctttctcatcatcatcctcactccatgaggcgagattttgcggggagctccagaccgaggacagttgatggtccttttatgggtcttccacttgcgaataatggcaccaatagttgtcaccttctcaccaagccttttgctgatggttttgtaacctataccagccttgtgcaggtctgcaatcttgtccctgacatcttttgacagctctttggtcttgcccatggtgctgtagaagttggaatgtaagaaactgattcttagagcaggtgtgctttatatacatgacgagttaagatcaggagtattggtaattagttgactgagcacagctgtgtgccacatgcgcaccagccaatccgtaggagcctgaattctaagtgaattgttggggatcaaatacttatttcccttaataaaatacataacaatttataacttttagattgtgtgttttttatgcattttcgattgatattctgtctatacccataaccagtaaacaaccataaaaaccagagtctgatcatttctatggaagtgggcaaacttacaaattcagcaggggatcaaatacttatttcccccactgtataaaCATTTCAAAGGGATTCAGTACCTTCACTGGAGGCTGTTGAAGGTGATCTGGAGGGTTGCTTCATGCCAAAAGACTATTACTAGGAGTCAGAATCCACGTTCCACTCCTCACTCTGCTTAATGAAGAAAGTGTGATTTACTTCTATGTCTTGATAAAATGTCTGTCAGACAAAAGGTATCATCTGCACATCAGAGTAAAAAGTGAGTAATTTCCAGGGCTCCCAGGATGTTTGGTAAACAGCAGTGTCATTACACTGCTCATTAGTGAGGCTacaagggggagggggagacaTCTCAAACGTGTTAATTCAGGAGGCGCTGAAGTAGAACTACAACCCAGAGCACATAGGAGGAGTATTAATgaactactacaacaacaacatctatCTGGATCTAATCTAGAAGGCTCATCAGAAAAGGAAAGATTAATCATGACTCACAAGCACTCGCTGGTCAAAAACGTTACCGCACCTTAACGAAATCAGGAGTAAGACGGGAAGCACCAGAGGCAGTGTAACAAGCAGAAGGCACACAAACATTGTCAGGCACATGAACACGGACTGACAGCAGCTTGAGAGAACACCAGCAGGCAAGTCAGTCCCACAGGCAATCAGATCACAACAAGGGAAGAGGAACTTCAGCTGTTAAAGTAGTGGGCAAGGGTTGCATAGGATGGCCGACTGAAAGTTGTTTAACCGCATCAAAGACAACAAGCAGACAAAGCTTAATGGGAGGAGAGGATCCCTGAAGGATGTTATGACATTGAGCAATATAGCCTTCATTCAGGGATTTTACTTAGAGGTCCTCAGAGATCCTGTTTCACCACCCTGTGGATTGTGTTTGCTTGATTACGgtaaagaaaacattcagatattattatcaatattaaCTCGGAAGATAGAAGCAGAGTGCACGAGTCCATGAATACAGACCTAAGGTGTGTCCTCAAGGACATGAGAAACCATGTCGTTGAAGCACATGAGACACCTGAGTCACTTTTTCTTaacaaggaaaaaggaaaacttgcttttttttgccttcatttgtttaatttgtgtaaaaatTGAAATCTGTCAGTGTGGTCTTAATATGAACGTTTATATATAGTTTGTTGTCACTGATATTTGACCAGCTTGTATCAGTGACATAATACTTCAGTAGAGTGGAggtataaaactgaaaaacaaatgagcagaaTATTTTTTTGGCAAATTACGTCCTTAGCCCGGTCACATCCAAGAGACAAAGGCTGCCAACACGTCCTTATATGACACGGACTGACGCTGTGCTGCTCAGGAGGTGAAAGAATATGCTTTTAAGACATCTTTCCCATCTTTCCCTTCTACTGAGGCCACAATGCTGGTGTAGTCACAGCAGACGTGAGTGAACCCACTGAAACAGAGTACAACATGGGAAATGTATGAGGTGATATTTATGTCAAGTACGTAGGAAATGCCTCCATTCAGTGTCTACTAGCTCCACAATAACAGGCTAACTACTAAAATGTGTCCGTGTGCAGTACCTGGACATTGAGTGAGAGCCTCCCAGTAAATGGTACTGACTCTCCAGAGTCAATCCACGGTCTCTGTCATTTCTCCACGTCAGCACTCGTAAGGAGAGGTCCTGAGACGCCGTTACCACACGAAAACTGTCCTGCAAATACAAAGACAAGCATTTTTAAGCTGTGCTCTTACAACAAAGACTGTACTTTTTattgcacacaacacacatattcAACAGATGAGGGGATATTTCTCTAAATACCAACTGAGAACACAACCTACCACATATATAGCAGAGATGGGCATGACATGCTCTTTAAAGTTAGCAATCAGGGCTCCTTTCAGAGAGTAAACCCAAAGCTGTTCATTAGCTGCCAGGACTATACAGTTGCTGTCCTTGGCCTCTAGAAGGATATTTGATGACCAGGTGTTGAGCGTCAAGGGGAAGGATTCCACCTGCTGGACTAAAAGGGAAAAGAGGTCTATTTTACACAGGcacaaaccaaaaagaaaatggacGTTTTAATACCCCTGCACTGTAACATAAGTTTATCAAATGTAATAACTTTCAGAAGTGGATAAAAACACTTTGCATAACGGATAAAATCAAGACATTTGCAGTGAAAAATGAATTTTCCTTGATGAGCGACCAACCGACTATTATTTCCTAGTGGTTACTTTATAGCCATAATGAACATGAACTCAGTCCTCACCCTGGATCTCTGACTTGTACTTATCCTTTTTCATGCTGACATCGAACACAGTGAGGACTTTGTCTCTTGAGGGTGCGTTTGTGTGGACGATGGCCAGCCTGGCAGGCTGGGTGGGTACGAAGACAGCAGCCAGGCACCCAGCAACTGGCAAAGGCTTACACAGAGGATCGTTCTCCTCAGATGGAGAGGTCACTCTCTCAGCGTAAATCACCTGGAAACAAACCAGACAGCAGAAGTTTACACTCCAGGTGTAAATGTGCTCTAATGTGTTGAACATCGATTTTTCTACTACGGTATTTGCACAGAAATGATGTTGTAAAAACATAGACAGGCTGGTAAAGACAGTAAGATTTACCTTTAGACTTGAGTCACCACTGTGTGTGGAACCAGCCGCAATCCATTTCTTGTCAGGTGAAATTAGAAGTATGTCGACTCTGAAGGAGTCACACACCACTATGTTGGACTTTTCAGTCAAAGAAGAACCAGCAAGGGTATGCACAGATCCCTGACAGGTTCCAAACTGGAGGAGCATAATGTAGAATATAATTACAGTAAAACAGTTCTTTACTAAAACAATAATTACCTATTATTTTCAAACATAAGAGATACTGAGATTACTCACGGTCAGAAACCAATCACTGTTTATGTTGTACTGTAGTAAGGTACAGTACGGAGATGCAGTGGTAAAGGAGGCCACCTCTTCTCCAGTCTGGCCTCGCCAGGTCTTAATGAGGCCGGCAGAGTCTGCTGTGATCACCATTTCATGCTGTTCATCACTTACAATCGCTGTCAGAGGACTCTGCACGGGGCTGCACCACAGGAGCTTactctgagagaaaaaaaacagagcacgtcatttacttctctcgtcagtagtcataatgttgtggctgaccggtgtatcTCAGCAGACTGCCGAAGACAAACATGCAGCGAGAACTATGAGAAACTAAGTCTCAGCAGTGGAAGGAAAGCTGTATACACATGTCCCAtgtgaaacacaatgaaaaccatgaaaattttcttaaataaaatgaaaaaaagcaacttATAAACATaagcacacgcacactttaCGCAGATAaccaaaagaaagaagcaaCTGCAATGCTAGTAAGCTTTTAAAACGACTGCTCAGGATGCATAATGACGCTATGAAGGTTCACTGACATTTTGGATGTCCCATGCTCGGACTGTCCCATCAGTAGAAGCACTGCAGACTGTGGCGCTGTTGCTCCAGAGGTCGGGTTGCTGGTTTGAATTCCCGTTCAGGTACACCAAGCCTACCACCCTGCCTGATGGAAAGGGTGTCACAAACAGATATTAGACGAAAGGCATTGTGAAGTCATGCTGAAGGACAGTCGAGCATACCTGTGTGCCCTCTGAGGCTTTTGCAGGTGTAGCCTCCTGACCTCCCTTTAGTCATTTTCATCTCCAAGTAGGAGCGTCGCAGGAAGTATCTCTTCCAAGAGTGATTCACGTGCTCACTTCCCAAGACGGAGAGATTACAGAAACTCCAGCGGTGCAGACACATCCTCCTGAGGGAATTGGATGTTAACAGTGAGCAGGATTTCCCCACACCTCAAATGACATGTGTTaacatgagaaagaaagaaaaaaagtagacAAATGCGCACAACTCACCTCCATAACCAAGGAGCCTCTGCAGCATCATTCCAGTCctggagatatatatatatatatatatattaatatattaattaatacatatatatattaatcagATATATTAAGCATCGCCCATCAGTTTACCAGAAATACGACCCCTCTCGGCTACTTCCGCAATTTGTAAACATCTTACCTTGCACACACTGGAAGCACTGATTAAATCCTCTTCGGGCAGAAACgaaaaaatatgaataaggCAGTCGGCGATCAGGTGAGGGCAATGAGGGTCCATGTTGTCATTGGATAATATTTAACACCATCCACTACTTCTCAGACTACGAAATCAACGAAGCAACGACGCGGAACCAAGTTGGGGCAAACTACGGTAAGAAAACAGGGACACGGAAGCGTTTAGCTCTGAACTGCAGGATCCTCATTCGCCGCCAGATGTCGCCATTGTAAAAGGCAGGTGATCCGGAGAGGACGGAGGCGCGCAACAGGTAGCACGCACCAGGTGCATTATACAACAAGGAGAGGCTGTTGCATCCTAATTTCGAATTTAAACAACTAAATGCAActaaatggagaaattaaatgttaGAAATTTAAATACCTCTTATTTAAATGAGTGGAAAGAGCAGGCGATTATGTCTGAAAGCGTAAAATGATCTTAATTTCGTTAATGTCTAGTTGTGGTTATAGTTGGCTttaatattgtcatttttttctttgtgatttttAGTTCATAACTAATGTGTGGCAAGTGTGGAAACTTTTATTTGCTGCATTGAAACAAACATGGTCACTGAAAATAATTGTATGGCACATTAGTGGGTCCTGACCCACTTTATAACCAAATTATTAGTCTTGCCAATCAGTCAAGGTGAATTTTCAGcagggaagtgtgtgtgtgtgtgtgtgtgtgtgtgtgtgtgtgtgcctgtgtgtgtgtatgcgctgAGATTCAGCCCTGGCGGGATTCTTCAGCAGGGCCCCATGTCTCCTGTGAACACGCCCCAGATAGATGAGGCAGATATATAGCCAGGACCTGCGGGTAGCAGAGGAGCTGTGAGACAGAGATAATCGCACTTGTTCACCCCAAGGGTTACCTGTGACACCCTCGCAATGACAAGAGGGCCCAGCGAAAAGGGGCCTCGCAAAGGGAGTTCGGATGACACCCCAGTCGGCGATTTGTAAAACTTCCCGAGAGTCTGCTGCTCTTTGATGCTTTTCGTCATTTTTGGACTTCCTTTGGAGTTACCTGGGCTGCGATCGACCGGAGGACAAGCGACCGAGTTATTAATCAGCCCCACAGATCGTTGCATGAACCTGAGAGCTGGGCCGCAATGAGTCGGAGAACACGACGCTGGATTTTAAGAGTTTTACTTTGTTTAGGGATTGTTTACTTGAAAATTGGGTGAGCTGCGTTTTATTTGATTCCTCATTAGTTTGCTGGAGGTTACTCTCAGACGCGAACGACTCGAATATCTGACGGGTGACAGACTCCGAGCTGTCGTTAGTTCTTTGAAAACGACCATTGTGTCTTATATCTCCTCAAAATCAGATAATTGATCTTATTAATGACAAAACGTTTGGAGAAGAGCGTGCACTCAGACAACTCGTGGCAACTGCGTGCGTAAAACGTAGTGAGGTTTCCTTCATCACATATTTAAGGGTAAAACTGTTATACTGGTAGAGAAATAGTCTAGTTGTTAACTTTTGATCGCACATGTTGTAGAATCTAAAGTGAAACTAATAGTTTTGGTGTCAATTGCAGGTATTCTAGTGCAACTACTTTCCACAAGGACATGTTAAGTTTAATAATTTGCCTTTAACAAACGAAAATTTAGAAATATGTGTGAGTATTTTAAAgtaatataattttatataaaaataaggaaataaatacaatgcaCCAATAAACGCCTGACGACTTCTTCCTCTCGGTCCTGTTCATCTTCCATTCACAGTGGCTTCTCGTCGGTGGTGGCCCTAGGTGCGAGTATAATCTGTAACAAGATCCCCGGTTTGGCCCCTAGACAACGGATTATCTGCCAGAGTCGCCCCGATGCCATTATCGTCATCGGAGAGGGAGCCCAAATGGGCATCAACGAgtgtcagtttcagtttaaaaacgGGCGCTGGAACTGCTCTGCGCTTGGAGAGAGGACCGTCTTCGGAAAAGAGTTGAAAGTGGGTATGTTGCTGTCTGTTAACGTTTTGTTTA harbors:
- the ptpdc1b gene encoding protein tyrosine phosphatase domain-containing protein 1, yielding MASQETTRGGFLMDYIRAPRAKYTIVGEAIRHVVPGHMQCSIGCGGPACKYDNPSYWSDDQQAIKGLYSSWITDHLLAMSRPSTEIIKKYNIIDQFKRNGIKTVVNLQFPGEHASCGNPLEPESGFSYLPEVFMENNIYFYNYAWSDYGVANLTTVLDMVKVMSFALQEGKIAVHCHAGLGRTGVLLACFLAYATKMTANQAILYVRAKRPNSIQTRGQLRCVREFVQFLAPLRSVFSCAAPHTNPVNLSQYLNRQRHILHGYERKELRHLPKIIQLVSRLLVDIAENREVIEEDILEAPDIQDIEMTLSIIETMDPQVLAKEHRLPGTPTLPRHFNEPPIFYHRKSLSYSESDLRRLGSQLNLLTEPLSTLSQSHTETTNKSSSKCNSTVSVASHGSTGSLWQVKNAENQKDGSIVMQKVKKKKIQRSESWGNNEPTKKGSMLSRWKAELREELAINGKKSQGREEEHSEVPFITLQSELSLESRRMLVAQALAVDLFLDGEEDHKTRVLAWQAELNQGGAWERLCMERDPFVLSGLMWAWLEQLKDPVISLQDAKALNPHNTDTETVLNSLDQAPKETLKCVLNCMAHMLMIPEQVENAFMYRTIKAFTRININSEEGSRVYESMTTVLRCVLEDMRNKAIETDETPQ
- the fbxw12 gene encoding F-box/WD repeat-containing protein 12 — its product is MDPHCPHLIADCLIHIFSFLPEEDLISASSVCKDWNDAAEAPWLWRRMCLHRWSFCNLSVLGSEHVNHSWKRYFLRRSYLEMKMTKGRSGGYTCKSLRGHTGRVVGLVYLNGNSNQQPDLWSNSATVCSASTDGTVRAWDIQNSKLLWCSPVQSPLTAIVSDEQHEMVITADSAGLIKTWRGQTGEEVASFTTASPYCTLLQYNINSDWFLTFGTCQGSVHTLAGSSLTEKSNIVVCDSFRVDILLISPDKKWIAAGSTHSGDSSLKVIYAERVTSPSEENDPLCKPLPVAGCLAAVFVPTQPARLAIVHTNAPSRDKVLTVFDVSMKKDKYKSEIQVQQVESFPLTLNTWSSNILLEAKDSNCIVLAANEQLWVYSLKGALIANFKEHVMPISAIYVDSFRVVTASQDLSLRVLTWRNDRDRGLTLESQYHLLGGSHSMSSGFTHVCCDYTSIVASVEGKDGKDVLKAYSFTS